In one Ictalurus punctatus breed USDA103 chromosome 19, Coco_2.0, whole genome shotgun sequence genomic region, the following are encoded:
- the vegfab gene encoding vascular endothelial growth factor Ab isoform X2, which yields MSALFSETLSDAFQQVRLSYDRILNRLSRCAMSVMNLAVRLLQLFCVTLLYFSAVKSAYIPKENGGSTNEIVAFTDVYNKSMCRPREMLVEVHQEYPDDIEHIFIPSCVVLMRCAGCCNDEMLECTPTATRNITLEVQKLKPLRIKRNYPMSFAEHTDCECRVKKDIQDRIENTHCKPCCSTCSERRKRLYIQDPETCQCTCKHSEADCKQKQLELNERTCKCDKPRR from the exons ATGTCTGCCCTGTTTTCTGAGACTCTCTCTGATGCTTTTCAACAAGTCCGCCTATCATACGATAGGATTTTAAACAGACTTTCGCGTTGCGCCATGTCAGTCATGAACTTGGCCGTGCGCTTGTTGCAGTTGTTTTGCGTGACGCTCCTGTATTTCTCAGCTGTCAAG AGTGCCTATATCCCCAAAGAGAATGGAGGCAGCACAAATGAGA TCGTGGCCTTTACAGATGTCTACAATAAGTCAATGTGTCGGCCACGGGAGATGCTGGTGGAGGTCCATCAGGAGTATCCTGATGACATTGAGCACATTTTCATTCCATCCTGTGTGGTGCTCATGCGCTGTGCTGGCTGCTGCAATGACGAGATGTTAGAGTGCACACCCACTGCCACACGCAACATCACCTTGGAG gtacAAAAATTAAAACCCCTGCGCATCAAACGCAACTATCCAATGAGTTTTGCAGAACACACTGATTGTGAATGCAG aGTGAAGAAAGACATTCAGGATAGGATAGAGAA TACTCACTGTAAACCATGCTGCAGTACATGTTCTGAGAGGAGAAAAAGACTATACATTCAGGACCCTGAAACGTGCCAGTGCACCTGCAAACACTCAGAGGCTGACTGCAAGCAAAAGCAGCTCGAACTCAATGAGAGGACTTGCAA ATGTGACAAGCCAAGAAGATGA
- the vegfab gene encoding vascular endothelial growth factor Ab isoform X1 codes for MSALFSETLSDAFQQVRLSYDRILNRLSRCAMSVMNLAVRLLQLFCVTLLYFSAVKSAYIPKENGGSTNEIVAFTDVYNKSMCRPREMLVEVHQEYPDDIEHIFIPSCVVLMRCAGCCNDEMLECTPTATRNITLEVQKLKPLRIKRNYPMSFAEHTDCECRVKKDIQDRIEKKSRKGKGKGQKGKRKKNRDKMRDFTHCKPCCSTCSERRKRLYIQDPETCQCTCKHSEADCKQKQLELNERTCKCDKPRR; via the exons ATGTCTGCCCTGTTTTCTGAGACTCTCTCTGATGCTTTTCAACAAGTCCGCCTATCATACGATAGGATTTTAAACAGACTTTCGCGTTGCGCCATGTCAGTCATGAACTTGGCCGTGCGCTTGTTGCAGTTGTTTTGCGTGACGCTCCTGTATTTCTCAGCTGTCAAG AGTGCCTATATCCCCAAAGAGAATGGAGGCAGCACAAATGAGA TCGTGGCCTTTACAGATGTCTACAATAAGTCAATGTGTCGGCCACGGGAGATGCTGGTGGAGGTCCATCAGGAGTATCCTGATGACATTGAGCACATTTTCATTCCATCCTGTGTGGTGCTCATGCGCTGTGCTGGCTGCTGCAATGACGAGATGTTAGAGTGCACACCCACTGCCACACGCAACATCACCTTGGAG gtacAAAAATTAAAACCCCTGCGCATCAAACGCAACTATCCAATGAGTTTTGCAGAACACACTGATTGTGAATGCAG aGTGAAGAAAGACATTCAGGATAGGATAGAGAA AAAATCCCGGAAAGGCAAGGGGAAAGGTCAAAAGGGAAAGCGAAAGAAAAACCGTGACAAAATGCGGGATTT TACTCACTGTAAACCATGCTGCAGTACATGTTCTGAGAGGAGAAAAAGACTATACATTCAGGACCCTGAAACGTGCCAGTGCACCTGCAAACACTCAGAGGCTGACTGCAAGCAAAAGCAGCTCGAACTCAATGAGAGGACTTGCAA ATGTGACAAGCCAAGAAGATGA